The Streptomyces sp. NBC_01244 genome contains a region encoding:
- a CDS encoding putative bifunctional diguanylate cyclase/phosphodiesterase: MRLPTQTADDPAAPQGGLEDRIGRFATIWGRAIFPVTATSLTRGEFERHLVPLTRTLVEALRARPFDSSVGQRVGEELVAVHCTDPEALAGTLGVVESYLVLYCGPQGPDAESIEGTEEYRSRCARLQHGIAAGFARALRERTLKEQEAIARSALTARIDAQQALHASEERFRAVFEGAAIGIGIADLEGNVLEINDALLQMFGGMDGHVRGRNVSEWSHPDDTPHVWRMYGELVRGERESYRVEKPYYRHDGTVLWTNLTVSLLRDAEGVPQYQLALMEDTTERRLLNLRLRYEATHDALTGLPNRTLFFERLEKALSGSGGSRFGLCYLDLDGFKAVNDSLGHSAGDRLLVEVADRLQSCATGPGEVVARLGGDEFVALTTGPDTEEKATELAVRILSALSVPIRLEGRELTVRGSIGIVEGPARERTPAEVLRSADITMYRAKAAGGNRFEFADAAADARAITRHGLTNALPAALERGEFFIEYQPLVHMHDGSVHGAEALVRWSHPQHGVLGPDRFIPLAERTGLIVPLGRWVLEESVRQARAWQHQKGGATLRINVNLSPTQLHHPGLVADTIRVLESSGLSPGTLCLEVTESALIGADDELLEPLRRLAALGVDIALDDFGTGYSNLANLRRLPVSVLKLDRSFTKGMQQHPANPVDVKIVEGIVALAHSLELAVTVEGVETGAQAAQLRALGCDTAQGWYYARPGAADRIHTLSLSDAVPMS; this comes from the coding sequence GTGAGACTGCCGACGCAGACGGCGGACGACCCGGCCGCGCCGCAGGGCGGTCTGGAGGACCGGATCGGGCGGTTCGCGACCATCTGGGGGCGGGCGATCTTCCCGGTCACCGCGACCTCGCTCACCCGCGGCGAGTTCGAACGCCACCTCGTACCCCTCACCCGCACCCTCGTCGAGGCCCTGCGCGCCCGCCCCTTCGACTCCTCCGTCGGCCAGCGGGTCGGGGAGGAACTCGTCGCGGTCCACTGCACCGACCCGGAGGCGCTGGCCGGCACGCTCGGCGTCGTCGAGTCCTACCTGGTGCTGTACTGCGGTCCGCAGGGCCCCGACGCCGAGAGCATCGAGGGAACCGAGGAGTACCGGTCCCGTTGTGCCCGGCTCCAGCACGGCATCGCGGCCGGGTTCGCCCGCGCCCTGCGCGAGCGCACGCTCAAGGAGCAGGAGGCGATCGCCCGCTCCGCCCTGACCGCCCGCATCGACGCCCAGCAGGCGCTGCACGCGAGCGAGGAGCGCTTCCGGGCGGTCTTCGAGGGCGCGGCCATCGGGATCGGCATCGCCGATCTGGAGGGCAACGTCCTGGAGATCAACGACGCGCTGCTGCAGATGTTCGGCGGCATGGACGGGCACGTCCGCGGCCGCAACGTCAGCGAATGGAGCCACCCCGACGACACCCCGCACGTCTGGCGGATGTACGGGGAGCTCGTGCGCGGCGAACGCGAGAGCTACCGCGTCGAGAAGCCGTACTACCGGCACGACGGCACCGTGCTGTGGACCAACCTGACGGTCTCGCTGTTGCGCGACGCCGAGGGCGTGCCGCAGTATCAGCTGGCCCTGATGGAGGACACCACCGAGCGCCGGCTGCTGAACCTGCGCCTGCGCTACGAGGCCACCCACGACGCCCTGACCGGCCTGCCGAACCGGACCCTTTTCTTCGAACGCCTGGAGAAGGCCCTGAGCGGCTCCGGCGGCTCCCGCTTCGGCTTGTGCTACCTCGATCTCGACGGCTTCAAAGCGGTCAACGACAGCCTCGGTCACTCGGCCGGCGACCGGCTGCTGGTGGAGGTCGCCGACCGGCTCCAGAGCTGCGCGACCGGACCGGGCGAGGTGGTCGCCCGGCTCGGCGGCGACGAGTTCGTGGCGCTGACCACCGGTCCCGACACCGAGGAGAAGGCCACCGAACTCGCCGTACGGATCCTCTCCGCCCTCTCCGTCCCGATCCGGCTGGAGGGCCGTGAGCTGACGGTCCGGGGCAGCATCGGCATCGTCGAGGGTCCGGCCCGTGAGCGCACCCCCGCGGAGGTGCTGCGCAGCGCCGACATCACCATGTACCGGGCCAAGGCGGCCGGCGGCAACCGGTTCGAGTTCGCCGACGCCGCCGCCGACGCGCGCGCCATCACCCGGCACGGCCTGACCAACGCCCTCCCGGCGGCGCTGGAACGCGGCGAGTTCTTCATCGAGTACCAGCCGCTGGTCCACATGCACGACGGCAGCGTGCACGGCGCCGAGGCACTGGTGCGCTGGTCGCACCCGCAGCACGGGGTGCTGGGCCCGGACCGGTTCATTCCCCTCGCCGAACGCACCGGCCTGATCGTGCCGCTCGGCCGCTGGGTCCTGGAGGAGTCGGTCCGCCAGGCCCGTGCCTGGCAGCACCAGAAGGGCGGCGCCACTCTGCGGATCAACGTCAACCTGTCACCGACCCAGCTGCACCACCCCGGCCTGGTCGCCGACACGATCCGGGTCCTGGAGTCCTCGGGCCTGTCTCCGGGCACGCTGTGCCTGGAGGTCACCGAGTCGGCCCTGATCGGCGCCGACGACGAACTCCTCGAACCCCTGCGCCGGCTCGCCGCCCTCGGCGTGGACATCGCCCTCGACGACTTCGGTACCGGCTACTCGAACCTGGCCAACCTGCGCCGCCTGCCCGTCAGCGTCCTGAAACTGGACCGCTCCTTCACCAAGGGCATGCAGCAGCACCCGGCCAACCCGGTCGACGTCAAGATCGTGGAGGGCATCGTCGCCCTGGCCCACAGCCTCGAACTCGCCGTCACCGTCGAGGGCGTGGAAACCGGCGCCCAGGCCGCCCAGCTCCGAGCCCTCGGCTGCGACACGGCCCAGGGCTGGTACTACGCCCGCCCGGGCGCCGCCGACCGCATCCACACCCTGTCCCTGTCGGACGCGGTCCCCATGTCCTGA
- a CDS encoding FAD-dependent monooxygenase, whose translation MDGADVLIVGSGPTGLTLACDLARRGIAVRIIEGRPGPHHESRGKGLQPDSLDFFEELGVAGEVRAKGREHVVLRKYFDGEPVKDTVVSGGLLVGQWQVEEALRDRLGELGVRVEYGSRLAGISQDADGVRAELEDGAVIRAGYLAGCDGGHSTTRKLLAIPFEGNGEREPAMVLGDVRAPGLSREVWHQWFTSDGGGILLCPMPGTDTFQLQAPPETGEGGEALPPSLESFQRLFDRHARMPGIRLADPTWLSSWRVNVRMATRIREGRAFLAGDAAHVHPIAGGLGMNTGIQDAAALGRTLAAVLSGTAGEEALDAYQAERLPVAAELLADTARRYERVLAAVREPGRGTEAGLE comes from the coding sequence ATGGACGGAGCGGACGTGCTGATCGTGGGCTCCGGCCCGACCGGCCTCACGCTCGCCTGCGACCTGGCCCGTCGCGGCATCGCGGTGCGGATCATCGAAGGCCGCCCGGGACCACACCACGAGTCCCGGGGCAAGGGCCTCCAGCCGGACAGCCTCGACTTCTTCGAGGAGCTCGGCGTGGCCGGGGAGGTGAGGGCCAAGGGGCGCGAGCACGTGGTGCTGCGCAAGTACTTCGACGGAGAGCCCGTCAAGGACACCGTGGTCAGCGGCGGCCTGCTCGTGGGGCAGTGGCAGGTGGAGGAGGCGCTGCGGGACCGGCTGGGCGAACTGGGCGTGCGTGTCGAGTACGGGTCCCGGCTCGCCGGAATCAGCCAGGACGCGGACGGCGTCCGCGCCGAGCTGGAGGACGGCGCCGTGATCCGGGCCGGATATCTGGCGGGGTGCGATGGCGGGCACAGCACCACCCGCAAACTTCTCGCCATCCCCTTCGAGGGGAACGGGGAGAGGGAACCGGCGATGGTGCTCGGGGATGTCCGGGCACCGGGGCTCAGCCGTGAGGTCTGGCACCAGTGGTTCACCTCGGACGGGGGCGGGATCCTGCTCTGCCCGATGCCGGGGACGGACACGTTCCAACTGCAGGCCCCGCCCGAGACGGGCGAAGGGGGCGAGGCGCTGCCGCCCTCGCTGGAGAGCTTCCAGCGGCTCTTCGACCGGCACGCCCGGATGCCGGGGATCCGGCTGGCCGACCCCACCTGGCTCTCCTCCTGGCGGGTCAACGTCCGCATGGCCACCCGGATACGCGAGGGCCGGGCCTTCCTCGCCGGAGACGCGGCGCACGTCCACCCCATAGCCGGCGGACTGGGCATGAACACCGGCATCCAGGACGCCGCCGCCCTCGGCCGGACGCTGGCCGCAGTCCTCTCCGGGACGGCCGGGGAGGAAGCCCTCGACGCGTACCAGGCGGAGCGGCTGCCGGTGGCCGCGGAGCTCCTGGCCGACACGGCACGGCGCTACGAGCGGGTGCTGGCGGCCGTCCGCGAGCCGGGCCGGGGCACCGAGGCGGGCCTGGAGTGA
- a CDS encoding TetR/AcrR family transcriptional regulator, with amino-acid sequence MENTKGLRESKKLRTRHQLAATALELFLERGFDAVSVADVAAAAEVSKPTLFRYFPSKEDLVLDRFADHQDEAARVVRDRAAGQTPVAAVRAHFLAALAERDPITGLCDHPNVLAFQRLLYGTASLESRLAHYAAREVELLAAVLEAETVDPLSARLAAGYLVAARRELGRENFLRIEAGRSADEAHPAAVVDAERAFALLSDGLDRALPGARPGPVAGG; translated from the coding sequence ATGGAGAACACGAAGGGTCTGCGCGAGAGCAAGAAGCTCCGCACGCGCCACCAGCTGGCGGCCACGGCGCTGGAGCTCTTCCTGGAGCGGGGCTTCGACGCCGTATCGGTGGCCGACGTCGCGGCGGCCGCAGAGGTCTCCAAGCCCACGCTGTTCCGCTACTTCCCCAGCAAGGAGGACCTGGTCCTCGACCGGTTCGCCGACCATCAGGACGAGGCGGCGCGCGTCGTGCGCGACCGGGCCGCCGGGCAGACCCCGGTGGCGGCGGTCCGCGCCCACTTCCTGGCGGCGCTCGCGGAACGGGACCCGATCACCGGGCTCTGCGACCACCCGAACGTGCTCGCCTTCCAGCGCCTGCTCTACGGCACCGCCAGCCTGGAGTCCCGGCTGGCCCACTACGCCGCCCGCGAGGTGGAGTTGCTCGCCGCCGTCCTGGAGGCCGAAACGGTCGACCCGCTCAGCGCCCGGCTGGCAGCCGGATACCTGGTGGCGGCCCGCCGGGAGCTCGGCCGGGAGAACTTCCTCCGCATCGAGGCCGGCCGGAGCGCCGACGAGGCCCACCCGGCCGCCGTCGTCGACGCGGAGCGCGCCTTCGCCCTCCTGTCCGACGGCCTCGACCGGGCGCTGCCCGGGGCCCGGCCCGGCCCGGTTGCCGGGGGCTGA
- a CDS encoding LysR family transcriptional regulator, with the protein MQFQQLVYFVAVAETRHFTRAAEREHVAQPSLSQQIKALERELGAELFSRARGNITLTDAGETLLPLARRILADADTARLEVQELAQLRRGRIRLGATPSLCTGLLPGVLRAFHTAHPGIELLIEESGSLDLVRELARGSLDLALIALPLPPSAPALTTVELLTEDLVVVSSAALPPPAGGGSLTVSALRDEPMVMFRHGYDLRDLTVAACRAEGFEPVFTVEGGEMDAVLGFVRAGLGIAVVPAMVADRAGSGLRATPLAGSPLRRTIALAHRTDVAPPRAARELKRILLG; encoded by the coding sequence ATGCAGTTCCAGCAGCTGGTCTACTTCGTCGCCGTCGCCGAGACCCGTCACTTCACACGCGCGGCCGAGCGCGAACACGTCGCCCAGCCTTCCCTCTCGCAGCAGATCAAGGCGCTCGAACGGGAGCTGGGCGCCGAACTCTTCAGCCGGGCGCGCGGGAACATCACGCTCACCGACGCCGGCGAGACCCTGCTGCCGCTGGCCCGGCGGATCCTCGCGGACGCGGACACGGCGCGGCTGGAGGTGCAGGAGCTGGCGCAGCTCCGGCGCGGCCGGATCCGGCTGGGGGCCACCCCGAGCCTGTGCACGGGCCTGCTGCCGGGCGTGCTCCGCGCCTTCCACACCGCCCATCCGGGGATCGAGCTGCTGATCGAGGAGAGCGGTTCGCTGGACCTCGTACGGGAGCTCGCGCGGGGCTCCCTGGACCTCGCACTGATCGCCCTGCCGCTACCCCCCTCGGCGCCGGCGCTGACGACGGTGGAGCTGCTGACGGAGGACCTGGTGGTGGTTTCCTCGGCGGCCCTCCCGCCCCCGGCGGGCGGGGGCTCCCTCACGGTGTCCGCGCTGCGCGACGAGCCGATGGTGATGTTCCGGCACGGCTACGACCTGCGGGACCTCACGGTGGCGGCCTGCCGGGCGGAGGGCTTCGAGCCGGTGTTCACGGTGGAGGGCGGCGAGATGGACGCCGTACTGGGCTTCGTCCGCGCGGGGCTCGGCATCGCGGTGGTCCCGGCGATGGTGGCCGACCGCGCGGGCTCCGGCCTGCGCGCCACCCCCCTGGCGGGCTCCCCCCTGCGCCGCACGATCGCCCTGGCCCACCGCACGGACGTGGCACCCCCACGCGCGGCCCGGGAGCTGAAGCGCATCCTGCTGGGCTGA
- a CDS encoding succinate dehydrogenase cytochrome b subunit, protein MALATRTDRRPSTTRTLWDSSVGKKSVMAVSGLIMLGYLAVHMLGNLKIFFGADEFNGYAHWLRTLGSPFLHHEWALWIVRVALLAAVVAHGVCAYQLSRRDIKARPVKYAHKRRRASYATRTMRWGGVILALFIVWHLLDLTTLTVNERAWAGHPYENVLATFSTWYGNTIYLVAMAALGLHVRHGFWSAAQTLGAGNARRDRTLKFLANGLALVLFAGFVSVPVAVMTGVVS, encoded by the coding sequence ATGGCTCTGGCAACGCGGACGGATCGACGGCCGTCCACCACGCGAACGCTCTGGGACTCCTCCGTCGGCAAGAAGTCCGTGATGGCCGTCTCCGGCTTGATCATGCTCGGCTACCTCGCCGTGCACATGCTCGGAAACCTCAAGATCTTCTTCGGGGCGGACGAGTTCAACGGCTACGCCCACTGGCTCCGCACCCTCGGCTCGCCCTTCCTGCACCACGAGTGGGCCCTGTGGATCGTCCGGGTGGCCCTGCTCGCGGCGGTCGTCGCGCACGGGGTCTGCGCGTACCAGCTCAGCCGCCGCGACATCAAGGCGCGCCCGGTGAAGTACGCCCACAAGCGCCGCCGCGCGAGCTATGCCACCCGCACCATGCGCTGGGGCGGCGTCATCCTCGCCCTCTTCATCGTCTGGCACCTGCTCGACCTCACCACGCTCACCGTGAACGAGCGGGCCTGGGCCGGACATCCGTACGAGAACGTCCTCGCCACCTTCTCCACCTGGTACGGCAACACCATCTACCTCGTGGCGATGGCGGCCCTCGGACTGCACGTCCGCCACGGCTTCTGGAGCGCCGCCCAGACCCTCGGCGCGGGCAACGCCCGACGGGACAGGACGCTGAAGTTCCTGGCCAACGGCCTCGCCCTCGTCCTCTTCGCGGGCTTCGTGTCCGTGCCCGTCGCCGTCATGACCGGAGTGGTGAGCTGA
- a CDS encoding fumarate reductase/succinate dehydrogenase flavoprotein subunit translates to MRHADYADYTTGDPIADAKAPEGPIAERWDRRRFEAKLVNPANRRGHTVIVVGTGLAGGAAGATLAEQGYHVVQFCFSDSPRRAHSIAAQGGINAAKNYRNDGDSVHRLFYDTVKGGDFRARESNVHRLAQISVEIIDQCVAQGVPFAREYGGLLDTRSFGGVQVSRTFYARGQTGQQLLLGAYQALSRQIAAGNVEMHARTEMLDLITVDGVARGIVARDLVTGKIDSYYADAVVLASGGYGNVFYLSTNAMNSNATAVWRAHRRGAYFANPCFTQIHPTCIPRTGDHQSKLTLMSESLRNDGRIWVPKAQGDTRPAADIPEAERDYYLERIYPSFGNLVPRDIASRAAKNVCDEGRGVGPGGQGVYLDFADAIRRMGKEKVAEKYGNLFDMYERITAENPYEVPMRIYPAVHYTMGGLWVDYDLQTTVPGLFAIGEANFSDHGANRLGASALMQGLGDGYFVLPSTINDYLARHPHRDAVDDTHPEAAAAVRETRDCLAKLLAVDGDRTPDSFHREIGELMWEYCGMARTEEGLRKALNRIPEIREEFWRRIKVPGSGEEFNQSLEKANRIVDYLELAELMCLDALHRAESCGGHFREESQTPDGEAARRDEEFGYAAAWQYTGTGAAPVLHKEDLVFEYVHPTQRSYA, encoded by the coding sequence ATGCGCCACGCCGACTACGCCGACTACACCACCGGGGACCCGATCGCCGACGCCAAGGCGCCCGAAGGCCCCATCGCCGAGCGCTGGGACCGCCGCCGCTTCGAGGCCAAGCTGGTCAACCCGGCCAACCGGCGCGGTCACACCGTCATCGTCGTCGGCACCGGCCTGGCCGGCGGCGCCGCCGGCGCCACCCTCGCCGAACAGGGCTACCACGTGGTCCAGTTCTGCTTCTCCGACTCCCCGCGCCGCGCCCACTCCATCGCCGCCCAGGGCGGCATCAACGCGGCCAAGAACTACCGCAACGACGGCGACTCCGTACACCGGCTCTTCTACGACACCGTCAAGGGCGGCGACTTCCGCGCCCGCGAGTCCAACGTCCACCGCCTCGCCCAGATCTCCGTCGAGATCATCGACCAGTGCGTGGCCCAGGGCGTCCCCTTCGCCCGCGAGTACGGCGGCCTCCTCGACACCCGCTCCTTCGGCGGCGTCCAGGTCTCCCGGACCTTCTACGCCCGCGGCCAGACCGGACAGCAGCTCCTGCTCGGCGCCTACCAGGCGCTCTCGCGGCAGATCGCCGCCGGCAACGTCGAGATGCACGCCCGCACCGAGATGCTGGACCTGATCACCGTCGACGGCGTGGCCCGCGGCATCGTCGCCCGGGACCTGGTCACCGGCAAGATCGACAGCTACTACGCGGACGCCGTCGTCCTCGCGAGCGGTGGCTACGGCAACGTCTTCTACCTCTCCACCAACGCCATGAACTCCAACGCGACCGCCGTCTGGCGGGCCCACCGGCGCGGCGCCTACTTCGCGAATCCCTGCTTCACCCAGATCCACCCCACCTGCATCCCGCGCACCGGCGACCACCAGTCCAAGCTCACCCTGATGAGCGAGTCCCTGCGCAACGACGGCCGCATCTGGGTCCCCAAGGCCCAGGGCGACACCCGCCCCGCAGCCGACATCCCGGAAGCGGAGCGCGACTACTACCTGGAGCGGATCTACCCCTCCTTCGGCAACCTCGTGCCCCGCGACATCGCCTCCCGCGCGGCCAAGAACGTCTGCGACGAGGGCCGCGGCGTCGGCCCCGGCGGCCAGGGCGTCTACCTCGACTTCGCCGATGCCATCCGCCGGATGGGCAAGGAGAAGGTCGCCGAGAAATACGGCAACCTCTTCGACATGTACGAGCGGATCACCGCGGAGAACCCGTACGAGGTCCCCATGCGGATCTATCCCGCCGTGCACTACACGATGGGCGGGCTGTGGGTCGACTACGACCTCCAGACCACCGTCCCCGGCCTGTTCGCGATCGGCGAGGCGAACTTCTCCGACCACGGAGCCAACCGCCTCGGCGCCTCCGCCCTCATGCAGGGCCTCGGCGACGGCTACTTCGTGCTGCCCTCCACCATCAACGACTACCTGGCCCGCCATCCGCACCGGGACGCCGTCGACGACACCCACCCCGAGGCCGCGGCCGCCGTCCGCGAGACCCGCGACTGCCTCGCCAAGCTGCTCGCCGTCGACGGGGACCGCACGCCCGACTCCTTCCACCGGGAGATCGGCGAACTGATGTGGGAGTACTGCGGGATGGCCCGGACCGAAGAGGGCCTGCGCAAAGCCCTCAACCGGATCCCCGAGATCCGCGAGGAGTTCTGGCGGCGGATCAAGGTGCCGGGCAGCGGCGAGGAGTTCAACCAGTCGCTGGAGAAGGCCAACCGCATCGTCGACTACCTGGAGCTCGCCGAGCTGATGTGCCTCGACGCCCTCCACCGCGCCGAATCCTGCGGCGGCCACTTCCGCGAGGAGTCCCAGACCCCGGACGGCGAAGCGGCCCGCCGCGACGAGGAGTTCGGGTACGCGGCCGCCTGGCAGTACACCGGAACGGGCGCCGCGCCCGTCCTGCACAAGGAAGACCTCGTCTTCGAGTACGTCCACCCCACCCAGCGGAGCTACGCATGA
- a CDS encoding succinate dehydrogenase/fumarate reductase iron-sulfur subunit produces MKLTLRVWRQKNADAPGAMASYEVDGISEGMSFLEMLDTLNEDLILSGEDPVAFDHDCREGICGACSLVINGDAHGPERTTTCQLHMRSFDDGDTIDVEPWRASAFPVVKDLVVDRGALDRVIQAGGYITAPTGAAPEAHATAVPKPDADYAFEHAECIGCGACVAACPNGSAMLFTSAKVNHLNVLPQGSPERETRVLDMVATMDAEGFGGCTLTGECATACPKGIPLPSIAAMNKEWLRAVRRGPR; encoded by the coding sequence ATGAAGCTCACCCTGCGCGTCTGGCGCCAGAAGAACGCCGACGCCCCCGGCGCGATGGCCTCGTACGAGGTCGACGGCATCTCGGAGGGCATGTCCTTCCTCGAAATGCTCGACACCCTCAACGAGGACCTCATCCTGAGCGGAGAGGACCCGGTCGCCTTCGACCACGACTGCCGCGAGGGCATCTGCGGCGCGTGCAGCCTCGTCATCAACGGCGACGCCCACGGGCCGGAGCGCACCACGACCTGCCAGCTCCACATGCGCTCCTTCGACGACGGCGACACCATCGACGTCGAACCCTGGCGGGCCTCGGCCTTCCCCGTCGTCAAGGACCTCGTCGTCGACCGAGGGGCGCTCGACCGGGTCATCCAGGCCGGCGGCTACATCACCGCCCCCACCGGCGCCGCCCCCGAGGCGCACGCCACGGCCGTCCCCAAGCCCGACGCCGACTACGCCTTCGAGCACGCCGAGTGCATCGGCTGCGGGGCGTGCGTGGCGGCCTGCCCCAACGGCTCCGCGATGCTCTTCACCTCCGCCAAGGTCAACCACCTGAACGTGCTCCCGCAGGGCTCGCCGGAGCGTGAGACCCGGGTCCTGGACATGGTGGCCACCATGGACGCCGAGGGCTTCGGAGGGTGCACCCTGACCGGCGAGTGCGCCACGGCCTGCCCGAAGGGCATCCCGCTGCCCTCGATCGCCGCCATGAACAAGGAGTGGCTGCGGGCCGTCCGCCGAGGCCCGCGCTGA
- a CDS encoding cupin domain-containing protein — MTGIVRRGFDSADETRRFEDGKGRLDLLNTDSGPVGRAVFEPGWQWSQHIKPIAGTDSCEAAHVGYIVSGRMKVVMDDGDSIEAQPGDFVQIDPGHDAWVLGDEPCVVLDWQGYGDFAKPPDA; from the coding sequence ATGACGGGAATCGTCCGAAGGGGCTTCGATTCCGCTGACGAGACACGCCGGTTCGAGGACGGCAAGGGCAGGCTCGATCTGCTCAACACCGACAGCGGGCCGGTCGGCCGGGCCGTGTTCGAGCCCGGTTGGCAGTGGTCCCAGCACATCAAGCCCATTGCGGGAACCGACAGTTGCGAGGCCGCCCATGTGGGCTACATCGTCAGCGGCCGGATGAAGGTCGTCATGGACGACGGTGACAGCATCGAGGCGCAGCCCGGGGACTTCGTCCAGATCGACCCCGGCCACGACGCCTGGGTGCTCGGCGACGAGCCGTGCGTCGTCCTCGACTGGCAGGGCTACGGAGACTTCGCCAAGCCCCCGGACGCCTGA